One Candidatus Cloacimonadota bacterium genomic window carries:
- a CDS encoding Gldg family protein has protein sequence MKKSLGIIGSHLAGFGIIVAILMLSSFINIRLDVSKDNAYSLSKISKELVRNLEDIMVVKIIASNDLPAELNSLERYVKDLLVEYQNAGGNKFRFERVQSSSREELYQLAQGSRLSPMRFRIYENDQITTKEVVFGLAFEYRGKVEPLNLLPKIEPKLEYEMTMRIQSLISQNMPKVAVFRDSTYYDFDTRTFERNLKSNFIIASANLAEPINGIDVLLFTGSSRNLPEKYLYNLDQFVMKGGKVVFLQDRIDTDGSNLYSLNTNFIQMLEHYGFALSEDVLLDMRCDRRQMGIGTIANFPMYPIMQGSSHPISKNMDNIVLYLTNGISFAHQAETKFETILSSSANSGWMYAPEFQFNTDIFYNPELEDFSAGPVVTAASASGNMTSYFQNTALAANDPSFISETKESNLVLFADKELVIEPDNPTYAERSNIVLNAIDHLIGRESMIHIRNRHLALSTLDLIGFMQKYNLTWDEPQIVSDRIKLIVKIVVIALAPLILIASGLWVAFRRKMILKAIHEKI, from the coding sequence ATGAAAAAGAGTTTGGGCATAATCGGCTCACATCTAGCTGGATTTGGCATCATTGTAGCGATACTCATGTTAAGTTCATTTATCAACATTCGGCTGGATGTTTCTAAGGACAACGCTTACAGTCTTAGTAAAATCAGTAAGGAACTGGTGCGTAACCTAGAAGACATAATGGTGGTTAAGATTATTGCCTCAAATGATTTACCGGCAGAATTGAACTCCCTAGAACGATATGTGAAAGACCTTTTGGTTGAGTATCAAAACGCAGGAGGGAATAAGTTTCGCTTTGAAAGGGTTCAAAGCTCCAGCCGCGAAGAACTATATCAGCTTGCACAAGGTAGCAGGCTTTCTCCAATGCGGTTTAGAATATACGAAAACGACCAAATAACCACCAAAGAGGTAGTCTTTGGTTTAGCATTTGAGTATCGTGGCAAAGTAGAGCCATTAAATCTCTTACCCAAAATAGAGCCCAAACTGGAATATGAAATGACCATGCGCATACAGTCATTGATTTCGCAAAACATGCCCAAGGTAGCGGTTTTCAGAGATTCTACTTATTATGATTTTGATACTCGCACATTCGAACGTAACCTTAAATCCAACTTCATCATAGCTTCGGCAAATCTTGCTGAGCCCATAAACGGCATAGATGTATTACTCTTTACCGGAAGCAGCAGAAATTTACCCGAAAAGTATCTCTATAACTTAGACCAATTTGTGATGAAGGGTGGAAAAGTCGTTTTTCTACAAGATAGAATTGATACTGACGGTAGCAACCTTTATTCACTTAATACTAATTTCATCCAAATGCTCGAGCATTACGGATTTGCGCTTTCAGAAGATGTGCTATTAGACATGAGATGTGACCGCAGGCAAATGGGCATTGGTACAATCGCAAACTTCCCCATGTATCCAATTATGCAGGGATCTTCTCATCCCATATCTAAGAACATGGATAACATTGTGTTATACCTTACAAACGGCATAAGTTTTGCCCATCAAGCCGAAACTAAATTCGAAACTATTCTCTCAAGCTCGGCAAACTCCGGATGGATGTATGCCCCAGAATTCCAGTTTAATACGGATATCTTTTACAATCCCGAGTTAGAAGATTTTAGCGCAGGACCGGTTGTTACTGCCGCTTCCGCATCAGGAAATATGACAAGTTATTTTCAAAACACTGCTCTTGCTGCAAATGACCCCTCTTTTATCTCCGAAACTAAGGAATCTAATCTTGTTCTTTTTGCCGATAAGGAATTAGTAATTGAACCCGATAACCCGACATACGCAGAACGCTCAAATATTGTGCTGAACGCCATTGATCACCTCATCGGACGGGAATCTATGATTCATATCCGCAACAGACACCTTGCGTTATCCACCTTAGATCTTATAGGTTTTATGCAAAAATACAACCTTACCTGGGATGAACCTCAAATTGTCAGCGATCGCATCAAACTAATCGTTAAAATTGTTGTAATCGCTTTAGCCCCTCTAATACTAATCGCTTCCGGATTGTGGGTAGCATTCCGGCGTAAAATGATCCTAAAGGCTATACATGAAAAAATCTAA
- a CDS encoding ABC transporter permease — protein MRVIWIIAKKEYQLAMRSITSYIIFVLFLILSGSAFATTVFKIGLAELRGLYNIQHILFVFFIPAITMGSIAKERSSGTIEIFSTLPIRLYHIVWGKILASALQLLTLLIFNIIPFFVIALLGQNVDYGAIGLGFFGIFLAGCAYISIGIYASSIPSNQVLAFVLAFLVSGFFFIIRYLLGFIPLSIVRYFQYFSFDHHLTNMMKGVLDIRDLLFFVAVIFIFAILAEFNLQSKNLMQER, from the coding sequence ATGAGAGTAATCTGGATAATTGCCAAAAAAGAGTATCAGTTAGCTATGCGCTCCATAACCTCATACATAATATTTGTACTGTTTCTCATTCTTAGCGGGTCTGCTTTTGCCACCACAGTTTTTAAGATTGGACTTGCTGAGTTAAGAGGGCTCTACAATATTCAGCATATCCTTTTTGTGTTCTTCATTCCGGCAATCACAATGGGTAGTATTGCTAAAGAGCGTAGTAGCGGAACTATAGAAATCTTTAGCACTTTACCCATCCGGCTTTATCACATTGTATGGGGAAAAATCTTAGCCTCTGCTCTACAGCTTCTAACTTTGTTGATCTTCAACATCATCCCTTTTTTCGTTATTGCACTTTTGGGGCAGAATGTGGATTATGGTGCAATTGGGTTAGGCTTTTTCGGCATCTTTTTGGCAGGTTGTGCCTATATATCGATCGGGATTTATGCCAGCAGTATACCCTCAAACCAGGTTTTGGCTTTTGTATTAGCATTTCTAGTATCGGGTTTCTTTTTCATAATTCGCTATTTACTAGGCTTTATTCCACTATCTATAGTTCGTTACTTTCAATACTTTTCATTCGATCACCATTTAACCAACATGATGAAAGGCGTATTAGATATACGAGATTTGTTATTTTTTGTAGCCGTAATATTTATTTTTGCCATATTGGCGGAATTCAACCTTCAATCCAAGAACCTGATGCAGGAGCGATAG